A window of the Ipomoea triloba cultivar NCNSP0323 chromosome 14, ASM357664v1 genome harbors these coding sequences:
- the LOC116003826 gene encoding uncharacterized protein LOC116003826 codes for MRALYTKASISVPKSFKQPKYCHHSLSPLRPPFLSSLPTPRFPSLQISRPPPQTQRRSLTRASMASSQSSGTGQGAEEPTKPFSVLFVCLGNICRSPAAEGVFTDLVNKKGLDSNFNIDSAGTINYHEGNQADPRMRAAAKNRGIAITSISRPIKPSDFKDFDLILAMDEQNKDDILRAFEKWSRREALPADAHEKVRLMCSYCKKHDETEVPDPYYGGPQGFEKVLDLLEDACDSLLENILAQKGQK; via the exons ATGAGGGCCTTGTATACTAAAGCCTCCATATCTGTGCCCAAATCCTTTAAACAACCAAAGTACTGCCaccactctctctctcctctcagACCACCATTTCTGAGCTCTCTTCCCACTCCAAGATTCCCATCTCTGCAAATTTCACGCCCTCCACCACAGACCCAgagaagatccttaaccagagcGTCAATGGCGTCTTCTCAGTCATCGGGGACAGGCCAAGGGGCCGAAGAGCCCACCAAGCCATTCTCAGTTCTCTTTGTCTGCCTGGGCAACATCTGCAGAAGCCCGGCTGCTGAGGGCGTGTTCACGGATTTGGTTAATAAAAAAGGCCTTGATTCTAACTTCAACATTGATTCTGCTGGCACTATCAATTACCAcgag gGTAATCAAGCAGACCCAAGAATGAGGGCTGCTGCTAAAAATCGTGGAATTGCAATAACTTCGATTTCCAGGCCGATTAAACCGTCTGATTTCAAGGACTTTGATCTCATCCTTGCAATGGATGAACAAAATAAAG ATGATATACTAAGGGCGTTTGAGAAGTGGAGCAGAAGAGAGGCATTACCAGCCGATGCACATGAGAAG GTTCGTTTAATGTGTTCCTACTGTAAAAAGCATGACGAGACTGAAGTGCCCGACCCTTACTATGGTGGACCTCAAGGCTTTGAGAAG GTTCTAGATTTACTCGAAGACGCTTGTGATTCGCTATTGGAGAACATTCTGGCTCAGAAGGGTCAGAAGTGA